From Tripterygium wilfordii isolate XIE 37 chromosome 13, ASM1340144v1, whole genome shotgun sequence, the proteins below share one genomic window:
- the LOC120012187 gene encoding uncharacterized protein LOC120012187, giving the protein MGNCLVVEDQVIQVMKPDGKILEYRAPINVNQVTSEYSGHAISDTLQVIHQHLLPETKLIGGHLYYLVPLPSSPPEIRKKKKVRFSNPEKEDGQGSSVVRIKIIISKQELQEMLQKEGVSVDNMLSHLQVQEKVSEVDRSSEDDNSNRWKPALESIAEVN; this is encoded by the coding sequence ATGGGAAACTGCCTAGTTGTTGAAGATCAGGTAATCCAGGTAATGAAGCCAGACGGAAAAATTCTCGAGTATAGAGCACCCATCAATGTAAACCAAGTGACCTCAGAATACTCCGGCCATGCAATATCTGATACACTTCAGGTCATCCATCAGCATCTTCTGCCTGAAACCAAACTGATTGGGGGTCACTTGTACTACCTAGTACCTCTTCCATCCTCACCCCCAGAAattagaaagaagaagaaagtgagaTTTTCTAATCCAGAAAAGGAAGATGGACAAGGATCCAGTGTAGTAAGGATAAAGATAATTATCAGCAAGCAAGAACTACAGGAGATGCTGCAAAAGGAAGGAGTTTCTGTTGATAATATGCTCTCCCATCTTCAAGTTCAAGAGAAAGTAAGTGAGGTTGATAGATCAAGTGAAGATGACAACAGCAACAGATGGAAGCCTGCCCTAGAAAGCATAGCTGAAGTAAACTAG